The genome window GTTGAGGCCAGCCGTTGCTCCAGCTAATGTCTGCAGGGCTCCAAGTGAGGCTATGGGGTTGACAGAGTTACTGCTGCTGGAGCTAGGTGAGGACCCTGCTATTAGAAATCTAGGAGTTAAACTCAAGTCATTACTTATCTTCTCCTTTCAAGAGGAACAAAGCACAAGAGTGATACTATCCAAGTATTCTATTTGCAAACAGGTTTTCACAGTTACTAATTCTGGTAACTATCCTTGCAGGACAGAGAGACAAatgatggttaaataaattaaaaattatgagatTTATCTTAAGTCAGAAGATGACGTTTGAAAATCTATTGTTCATAGTCTGATCCTTCTGGAAATGGATGTTAACTACATTCCAGAAATGACATACCCCTCTCTTTGGACTCTGCCTTCAAACAGAGAGGATCTGCCCAAGGCACACAATGACACAATGACCCCTATTACATGCTTACCTGAACTGGTGAGGACGCTGAGGGGACTGCTGGATGTAGTGAGAGCATTGGTACCACTTGGTGTGTTCTGAGCTGCACTAGCTGCAGCAGCTAGTGCAGCCAAATTCTGTAACTGCATTGCATTTAATCCTGCAACATCCAAAGCAAGAGATCAGCCAGCAGATAAGGGTGCCTCATATCAACTCCAGCAATGACAGCACACACTGGCAGAAGGTTGGTCCCAGACAAAGAGGAACTTTTCTAGATAAGCCTTACAAGCAACATTACAAGTTTTCAAAAAAGATTCAGATATCAGTCATTAAGAAACTTGAAATCATTTCCTCAGAGAAGAGATAGCTAATCCAATAACATACCACTCCAAGTGAGCACTAATAAAGGGTGGGCAAGGAAACGGGCATGTCTGTGGCCTGTCATGGGGCCAGCCCAAGAGAACACAATGCCAAAAACTGTGGCACAGAATGGGATTGCATCCAAAACCCTCACTCACACTTTATAAgggattttctctttgtaatgGAGGTGAACAAAGTGGAAAACAGAGCAGAGATCCAGAAGGCCCAGGAGGAATGACAGGGGAGAATATACATAAAAACAGcaataagagaaagaataaagaaaatactgCCAACTGAATAGCAGATTAATcatgagaagaagagagaaaaaaacactgaGGGAGAGACCTCAAAGTAGAACCCAGGCAACAgttaaaaggagaggaagaaatctGAACTGTGTTGATGCTGCAAACCACTTACTAGGTGATGAAAAGGCACGTGGGAGTAGGGGGCAGTGGGAAGAGTAAGtgagaataaaaacataatacaGATTACAATCCAGCAACTTTCCAAAAACACAGCAAACTGTAATTTATTGAGACAAGGTGAACCACTATCAAAAATTTTCAAACTGCAAAACAAAGTTCACTGAAGACTACCTCTTTCTCAAAGGTACTTGCCTAGCCTTAACCCACTACAGAAGATGCAGGCACAATCAGCTTTGgaactgccccccaccccccatcaatTTTTCTGATGGCCCTGGCTCAGGTCTGTCTGTGGAGCCCCATTTTGTTATAAACTCAGATATTGgtcatttaaattttctgtgtatgggctggctggttagctcagtttgttaagAGTGCAGTGcggataacaccaaagtcaagggttcagttccccatacagGTCAGCTGCCCCCCTTCCCCCACAAAAATAGATTTCTGTGTATgttaacagcaacaacaaaagacgAATTCACCTACGAAACAACATCTACATGACACACAATTAAACTAACTGCTTGGATTCTAGCAGCTTCAGGTTGAGCCATTTCCATGAAAGCCAACTTTGGCTTTTCCTtacaaaatcaatgaaaaagtCACTTTATTGTGCAAATAAAGAATTCCTTCCAGTCCATAACActggtaccaaaaaaaaaaaaaaaaaaaaaaagagttcctaCAACTTTCTCTTTATCAGAATGGCCTTAGATAGCCTACAGGTGCTAACACCTCTTTTCCATGTTCTTCCCCAATGGTGACTTAAAGGGGTGGGACAACAGACCACCTCAGAGCAATGTGGCATCAACTAGCAATAAAGCCACCTTATAGAGACAAGGCAGCTGTGTCCTGGGATGTTCACCTTAGGTCACGTTCACGTAGCGCGAGAAAAACTTTTTTCGCACAAACAGTGCAAAAAAGCTGAGTCTGTTGGCCTGGGTGCTGCTGCTCCTGTGCAGCAGTGAAACACTTACCTCCCATTGGGTGGAGGCTGCTCAAGGTGTTGAGGTTCCCAGAGGAGGCAGTCTGCTGAAGGAGCTGCAAATAAAGCTAGACATTACACCAAAAAACAGAACAAGAGTGAGAGTGAGGGCTGGTTCTGCATCTGGGATAACTCCACAGCACAGCAAAGCGAGAGTGCAGAGGCCCCCAGAGAGAAGAAAGTCAAAGACGAGAACCCAAGCCAACACAGCAAAACACGAGGCTTATGACAGCATAGGACAACACAACACAGCTAAAGCCCTGACCCAGAAGATGGTATGTTCGTTGAGTACCGACCAAGCTCAAGTCCCTGGGCAGCAGAATGCAGCACAGTAGAGGACAGAAGTAGAGCAGGGAAATAAGCTAAACTCAAGCAGCTGCACAGTTGACTGCAATTAGTATCTGAGTATGAATGACCCTCATTTCTAGTTCCCCTTACCCAAGTTCTCCTTAGTTAGAGTCACACATCTTATTCTGCAGATCATTTCCATCTGGATACCCAAAAACTACTTCAAACAACTATTTGAAACATCAAATGTGACCACTGTATGGTATTTCTTGGAGTCACCGTTTAAAAGTCACAATGAACCCATGATTAATCAATCACTCCCAAGCTACACAACTACCCACCCCTATTTATCTCTTCCTCTCCAAATTGGTCCGTCCTGTTGCAGATGGCCAACAGTGCCTATCAGGTTCCATGTACATTCTTTTTCAATGGTTGCAGCTTAAGGAATTCTGTGATCTTGGCAAACCACAACCTTCATCTAACCAACCTGCTGAAAATCTTTGCTCCACTCAAACCCAATTACCGTTCCTTATAGAATATTGGTATTCTTCTACTGGATCCTTTATTCAACCTGTTTCTCATTCCTATAAACATCTGACCTGGTTTTTCTGTCACCATGGGCAGAACTCTAGGATAGAGTTCATGGATGAGTTTCAGGAGGTCTACAAACCTCcagaattagaatttttaaaacacacatgtACACTGTTTTTACCACTTCTCAAAGGGGTCCACGACCCCACAAAGATTACAAACTACTGCTCTAGTCCAGTAGAGCTCAGCTGGTTCAAGTCCATAAATTCCAGAAAGAACATCATAATTAAAGATGATGTACTATCACTTACACAGTCCATTAGCACCCACATGTcttcatttttgtcttcttaaATACCTTGGGCAATGTGTTCAGTCCCAGCTGGTGGACTGTGCATACTGTACTTGGCACCTTTATTTCCTCCCTAAATGAGAACAGCTCTTAAGGCGGGGATCATGTCTAACTGAAACAGAGAGACCACAGCTCTCCACATACACCATCATGCACTTGCTGGGTGTGGCAATGACAACAAAAGGGAATTCTTCCCTAAAAAGAGGCTCCAAAACTATCTGAGAAAAGTAAATGCATTTCATGGAGATCATTTTCAAAGCATTATCATTTTGGCAGAAGTCTAAAATCTCTCAgaattttctgaatttataagaaaatgttctagtactaaaaaataatttaatctgtTGAAATATAACCACCTTCTACATTTTTTTACTTCAGAGAAATTCTAGGTAGGATAAACTAGGATTTCCTGTAAGATTTTAGAGATATGGAAACCAAGGGGCATCAAATTAACCAAAACTCAGTATGGGGGGAGAGAAATCATTGCCTTTCCTCTGTTTCCATAcagaataatatttgaaaaaatgaggAGAGAATAACTACATTAGTTATTCCTATGTGGGTATTTTTGGACTATCCATACAAACCTAGTGGTTTCACCATTTATAGCTTCAGAGATGACCTTTTCTTTCTGACTCACAGAAGAGACAGTTTTAAGTGTCTTGTGCTAGATGCAATTCTTTTAAGGATTACGGCAGTATGGTCCCCTATAACAAATACCGCAGACCTAGTAAATCTAAATAACAAATTGGAGCTAGCCCCTTTGGACTATATGACTCAAATGCAACAGAGAGATCAAATTAAAGGAAATCTATTTACAATGTAGTAAACTCAAAAATATATCTGTAATACTCATTTAATAATTTCCATGTTAATATCTCGATCTCTCAGTGCACTGAAAGAAACATTTATCATACTTTTTAGAAAAGACTCAATAAGGATTTTAATGATGACCTCTATATCTGGTAGAAAGAGATATGGAGAAAGATGCTTGGTAGATAAGATTCCACcaggaatttttttcttggagGCAGGGACACACGAGATGTTTCTAAACTTTAAATCTTGAAATCAAGATTTCACTTCAATTGTAGCAAAAGCCTCAAGATATAACCTTGAGATGCATgaccagagataaagagagagagacagattaaTATGACTTAAAGAACATTGTACTGCctgaatttttatgtaaaatttctaTATGCCACAAGTTGTAAATGCCACTGTTGTCTGTTAGCTAGGGATAGCAGAAGAAGGTACAGCTGGGAGCTTGCACAGTCGGCAGAAAGCAAACCACAAAGACTCACTGCTAAATACTGGGGTCCAAGAGTATTTAGACCAGCAAGGTTTCCCCACACAGATGCTGCGCTGATTTGCTGCATCTGCTGCTGGAGCTGCTGGGCCATTCTCTTCTGTTCTTTGTCCTTCTGTGTATCAGCAAATTTTACCACCATAGGGGATGAACAACCCTATGAAAACACCAAAACCAACAGGTCAAATTCCTCCTTCTAGATGAAGAAAAAAGTCCTCCTTTGGGGTGACATGAATGCAGGATGCATTCTAATTTCATTCACTGCCAAATAATTCTCCTCCTTATAGACACGAGTGgtaaaagacaatttaaaaggGCAACTATTTCTAATATgataattttaaagaaagcatTGGTTTTTAACTTTAAGATAGATTGCTAATTAACTTTAGGGCAACTAGATGCTGCACATGATGCTGGACTTGGATGGCCAACTGTTCTAGCATTCTCAGGCTGAGGCGTTTCCCCCCTCCCTTTCACCTATGTGCTCCCTACCTCCATGGTCTGTGCTTGGTGCATTGCCTTAATAGCAGTCTGTGCCATGGCTCTTGTTGTAAAAGTCACAAACGCACAACCTGGTAAGAGAAGAgtcaataattcattcatttgtttgcttatttatctgACAGACATTTACTGTGCATCTACTACATGCCAACTACCACGCTAACATTACAGGTATAGTCCCTGTCTTCAGGGGTTCACAAGCTGATGGAGACAGATGTGTTACAGCAGGTGTTTAAGTTCTATAATGAAAAACCAGGGAATCAGAGACAGGAAAGAAAGCGcatgaaagagaaaggaggaatcaTATCCTCTAGTTCCtcttgaaaataaaatgggaaaaggaattGCTTCCACTTTGGCATCAAGAACCTCTCCAAGCATGAAGAGAAAATTTAATACATGACACTGAAGTGCAAAATGTAGACTCCTTAGAGGGGTTGGGAGAATACAAAAGGGATCTATTGGTAGGAGGCATCGTGATGGGACCAAGATGTACAGCAGGTAGCATCAAGTCCAACCTCTTCATCGTGATAGGGTCATGCTGGCTGGGATCACCGGTTTCCACTGGTCCAAATAAAAAGAGACTACAATTTTAAGATAAGTATTTTTAGAAGCTAAAAATGTACCCACCTCGGCTGAGGCCATCAGGTCCCCGCAATATCCGGCACTCTTCAATCTGTCCAAATGAAGAGAACATGACTCGGATGTCATTTTCAGTGCACTTCTTGGAAATCATACCAATAAACAGCTTCCTGTCTTCCACTGCTAAGAGAGTAAAACACAAAAGGCTTGAACATTGTTATTAAAGAGGCAGTGTAGCACAAATCTGCGAGCCAGACCCcgtgtttgaatcctggctctgtgcCTTCAAATCACATTTCATGGATTCTAACACACTcattttttccataattttacATCTCCTCTGTAACCAACGGTATCTTACAATTAtaattaaaagctttaaaaaaaaaaaaaaaaatctttgtttttggtggctggccagtaagtggatctgaaccctgaccttggtgttaccagcaccatgctctcccaagtgagctaaccggccagcccgtAATTGAAAGCATTTAGATGAAATATGGTAACTTTGTGATCTTGTGAAAGTTATTTAACCAATCTGTGTTTGTTTCCACATCTGATTAATAGAGATAACCATGTTTACCTCAAAGTATTAAGTGAAAAGTGCTTAGCCTAGTACTTAGTTTGCTCTTACTAGCAATACTACTAAAGAAGGAAGAGGTTTTCACAAACTTACTTGGTAtgacaagaggaagaaaacacacCTTTCACTGAGCATAACTGTCTTCAGAAAAGGGAAGTATTTTCATGAGGACTAAGTTCTTCTTCCTAACTTGTTGATTTTCTCCCTCACTCCTGTCCATAAGAAATTATATTGACCAAGGACATTCCAattcattctaaaatgttgttatGTTTCCCTGTCAACTttattcttctcatttatttatcatacttattttaaagaaaaaacaatttagatGGCAGATTACTTAGAGCCCAATTCAATGCAGATATCATCAGAGAGCAAACAAACTAGGAAGAAACCTCAGAAGGGGAGGACTTTATGCGCTTGCGTACCATTGTTCTTCTCGCTGTCAGCAGGCTTCATCTGTATAGGATGATGCATCTAAAAAGGAAAACACCTGAGTATCATCATTGTGCACACTGATGGCattcagaaatacaaatgaagaCTCTAAGAGAAATACCAAAACTAGAGTCTAAGACTTCTCTCTGAACTCATGTCTGCCTCATGATCTTTCCCCACAGCATATAGGAATAGATAGAATGTCAGCCAAAAAGTCAAAATACCCAAGACTCTTGGCTGAGAAAGAACTACTTTCAGCCTATCTTCCTTGAAATGCTCCCTTTATGTCCTCCTTTACGTCAATCTCTGCGGCAGTTACCTTATCCTCAAAATGGTTTTCAGAGTGTGCCTGCTATGTGTATTAGTAGGAGCTTTCTTACCCCTGGGAGGACCTTCATGTTGTGAAGAGCATTCTGCGCTTCTAATGCAGCTTTACGGGTGTAAAATGTAACAAAACAGCACCCTGCAATAAACAAGATTTTGCAAAATCAAACCAGTCCTTTGAAAACAGACAATTCCTAGAGCACTCGCTCCTGCATTGACATGTTAGAACTTAAAATAGAAGGATGGGTTTATTAAAATTggcgtgagtgagtgagtgagtgagtgagagagtgagtttgagagagagagagaggaacaggaaaaaaagaaactattttctatgtatttgccTTATTGTTTTAGTCTCCTCCCAGTTACATTAATAGTCTTCTTTAGCTGCTCCTATAACTTCTCTGGAATAGATGACTTCCGTGACAAAGGTCATGTGCCATTCCATTCAATCAACTCTACTTAGAGCAGCAATTAGTGGGCTGGGCAAGAAGACTCACCCACAAACAAGACAGACAGGGCCTGAGCTCTTGCAGCTTATGGTCTACCAGGAACTCTTTCTTTCCATGCTCTCTCAGAATAAACCACTTGCTACATCGTAGCCAGTTTCTACCATATGCCTCAAACATAattatcatttattaaattataaaatgacttAAGAGCAAGAACCTCTTAACATCTTTTTTTGGACTCTTGGTTCTCATCAAATATAATTAAGCTTCTAACAGCATATGGTGCTGCCTGAGATCTACAGATTTCATGCTTTGTATCTTTATTGGGGATAGGAGAAGAAAAGTATGTTTTGTAAATCTTGTTCTGATGCTCCCATATTCCTGTGAGAAACAATATAGATTTCTTTCAAAATCGTGCTACagttaggattttattttattttattttatttatttattatttttttaaaaagatgaccggtaaggggatctcaacccttggcttggtgttgtcagcaccacgctcagccagtgagcaaaccggccatccctatataggttccgaacccgtggccttggtgttatcagcaccgcactctaccgagtgagccacgggccggccctacagtTAGGATTTTAAATGGCTGAATGTTATACTGACAGTCATCTCCAGAAacaatactttatatttttggttactatgccacaaagagaaaataattcctCTGCTTCTAGAGCCTCTGCTATTAAAATAGTTTCAAACATGACAACCATGCTTGTTCACATTTTCACTGCAGAACAGCTTTCACAGAAAATTACTCTGaaattggtcatttggaaaacaaGAGCATGTCTATGTGTACACAGGGCAAAGCTAATGCTTATCTACCGTTAGTTCTGAGAAACTTCCACTCTGCTGGGTATTTCTGGAAGCAGCTCAGCCTTTCTTCTGTTCATTTTGTAGTCTATGGCAAACGAGTTGCCTAAACAAGTCCTTCCTAGTTGATAAACCACACTGCAAGGTGTCTGTAACACTAATAAGAGATCCATGTGTATGTGGACAGTCTTTCTCTTTCAGCTTACCCTAgccaaaatactaaagaaaaccTTATGTAGTTGGGTTACTTTAACTTCATTTTTGTCACTCCATTCCCAAGATCAAGTAAGACACTCACATGGTTCTGTCTCCTGAGTCTAGAGCTCTCACAAAGGACTGCCCAACACCAATTTACAAAGTATCCTTCTGATGTCaccttaactttatttttaagccattaaatGTGTTTAGAATGGAAGATATAGCTACTATAAAAGGACAGACATTTTCCCCCTATATGCAAGGGCATTCTGGCAATGAGAGACAGACTGGATATGACAGAAATTGCATATAAAAACCCAATTCTTTGTACCCTGTCAAAAAACCAAAGCCCTCACCTTTGCTCTGAGGAGGGTTTTGGCTCCTATCCCTTAGGACGTTGATTTCATAGACAGCACCATACTGTTCAAAGAGTTCCCTCAAGTCCTTCTCAGACCAGGTCCTTGGAACCTGGCCCACAAACATCTTGATAGCATCAAGATCCGGTTGGTCTGGGTGGTCCAGGGTGCCGTTCATTTTCTTTGAGCTGTACGAGATAGAGCAAAACTTCTATTATATATTCATGTTGCTTCCCAGAGGGAGTTTTCTTTAAAGATCGTAACTACTTTCtggaaaagtaggaaaaaaaattctacttcttTCATTACTTCCATTCAATTTACTAGAGTTTCCTGGTCCTCCTTCACCATGGCCACCCATACCATTAGATGCCAAACTAAATGTTCTGATTAGGACATCCCAGGTTTTTAACTAAGGAACTGACAATGTCACTCATTCCTTGTCTAGCACGAGAATTCTCAAAGGAATTTAAAGGGTAAAGCTCCCAAAGCAAGAtcaagttttaataatttttaagcatggttaaca of Cynocephalus volans isolate mCynVol1 chromosome 4, mCynVol1.pri, whole genome shotgun sequence contains these proteins:
- the CELF1 gene encoding CUGBP Elav-like family member 1 isoform X4; its protein translation is MAAFKLDFLPEMMVDHCSLNSSPVSKKMNGTLDHPDQPDLDAIKMFVGQVPRTWSEKDLRELFEQYGAVYEINVLRDRSQNPPQSKGCCFVTFYTRKAALEAQNALHNMKVLPGMHHPIQMKPADSEKNNVEDRKLFIGMISKKCTENDIRVMFSSFGQIEECRILRGPDGLSRGCAFVTFTTRAMAQTAIKAMHQAQTMEGCSSPMVVKFADTQKDKEQKRMAQQLQQQMQQISAASVWGNLAGLNTLGPQYLALYLQLLQQTASSGNLNTLSSLHPMGGLNAMQLQNLAALAAAASAAQNTPSGTNALTTSSSPLSVLTSSGSSPSSSSSNSVNPIASLGALQTLAGATAGLNVGSLAGMAALNGGLGSSGLSNGTGSTMEALTQAYSGIQQYAAAALPTLYNQNLLTQQSIGAAGSQKEGPEGANLFIYHLPQEFGDQDLLQMFMPFGNVVSAKVFIDKQTNLSKCFGFVSYDNPVSAQAAIQSMNGFQIGMKRLKVQLKRSKNDSKPY
- the CELF1 gene encoding CUGBP Elav-like family member 1 isoform X1, with the protein product MAAFKLDFLPEMMVDHCSLNSSPVSKKMNGTLDHPDQPDLDAIKMFVGQVPRTWSEKDLRELFEQYGAVYEINVLRDRSQNPPQSKGCCFVTFYTRKAALEAQNALHNMKVLPGMHHPIQMKPADSEKNNAVEDRKLFIGMISKKCTENDIRVMFSSFGQIEECRILRGPDGLSRGCAFVTFTTRAMAQTAIKAMHQAQTMEGCSSPMVVKFADTQKDKEQKRMAQQLQQQMQQISAASVWGNLAGLNTLGPQYLALYLQLLQQTASSGNLNTLSSLHPMGGLNAMQLQNLAALAAAASAAQNTPSGTNALTTSSSPLSVLTSSAGSSPSSSSSNSVNPIASLGALQTLAGATAGLNVGSLAGMAALNGGLGSSGLSNGTGSTMEALTQAYSGIQQYAAAALPTLYNQNLLTQQSIGAAGSQKEGPEGANLFIYHLPQEFGDQDLLQMFMPFGNVVSAKVFIDKQTNLSKCFGFVSYDNPVSAQAAIQSMNGFQIGMKRLKVQLKRSKNDSKPY
- the CELF1 gene encoding CUGBP Elav-like family member 1 isoform X2: MAAFKLDFLPEMMVDHCSLNSSPVSKKMNGTLDHPDQPDLDAIKMFVGQVPRTWSEKDLRELFEQYGAVYEINVLRDRSQNPPQSKGCCFVTFYTRKAALEAQNALHNMKVLPGMHHPIQMKPADSEKNNAVEDRKLFIGMISKKCTENDIRVMFSSFGQIEECRILRGPDGLSRGCAFVTFTTRAMAQTAIKAMHQAQTMEGCSSPMVVKFADTQKDKEQKRMAQQLQQQMQQISAASVWGNLAGLNTLGPQYLALYLQLLQQTASSGNLNTLSSLHPMGGLNAMQLQNLAALAAAASAAQNTPSGTNALTTSSSPLSVLTSSGSSPSSSSSNSVNPIASLGALQTLAGATAGLNVGSLAGMAALNGGLGSSGLSNGTGSTMEALTQAYSGIQQYAAAALPTLYNQNLLTQQSIGAAGSQKEGPEGANLFIYHLPQEFGDQDLLQMFMPFGNVVSAKVFIDKQTNLSKCFGFVSYDNPVSAQAAIQSMNGFQIGMKRLKVQLKRSKNDSKPY
- the CELF1 gene encoding CUGBP Elav-like family member 1 isoform X6; its protein translation is MAAFKLDFLPEMMVDHCSLNSSPVSKKMNGTLDHPDQPDLDAIKMFVGQVPRTWSEKDLRELFEQYGAVYEINVLRDRSQNPPQSKGCCFVTFYTRKAALEAQNALHNMKVLPGMHHPIQMKPADSEKNNAVEDRKLFIGMISKKCTENDIRVMFSSFGQIEECRILRGPDGLSRGCAFVTFTTRAMAQTAIKAMHQAQTMEGCSSPMVVKFADTQKDKEQKRMAQQLQQQMQQISAASVWGNLAGLNTLGPQYLALLQQTASSGNLNTLSSLHPMGGLNAMQLQNLAALAAAASAAQNTPSGTNALTTSSSPLSVLTSSGSSPSSSSSNSVNPIASLGALQTLAGATAGLNVGSLAGMAALNGGLGSSGLSNGTGSTMEALTQAYSGIQQYAAAALPTLYNQNLLTQQSIGAAGSQKEGPEGANLFIYHLPQEFGDQDLLQMFMPFGNVVSAKVFIDKQTNLSKCFGFVSYDNPVSAQAAIQSMNGFQIGMKRLKVQLKRSKNDSKPY
- the CELF1 gene encoding CUGBP Elav-like family member 1 isoform X5 produces the protein MAAFKLDFLPEMMVDHCSLNSSPVSKKMNGTLDHPDQPDLDAIKMFVGQVPRTWSEKDLRELFEQYGAVYEINVLRDRSQNPPQSKGCCFVTFYTRKAALEAQNALHNMKVLPGMHHPIQMKPADSEKNNAVEDRKLFIGMISKKCTENDIRVMFSSFGQIEECRILRGPDGLSRGCAFVTFTTRAMAQTAIKAMHQAQTMEGCSSPMVVKFADTQKDKEQKRMAQQLQQQMQQISAASVWGNLAGLNTLGPQYLALLQQTASSGNLNTLSSLHPMGGLNAMQLQNLAALAAAASAAQNTPSGTNALTTSSSPLSVLTSSAGSSPSSSSSNSVNPIASLGALQTLAGATAGLNVGSLAGMAALNGGLGSSGLSNGTGSTMEALTQAYSGIQQYAAAALPTLYNQNLLTQQSIGAAGSQKEGPEGANLFIYHLPQEFGDQDLLQMFMPFGNVVSAKVFIDKQTNLSKCFGFVSYDNPVSAQAAIQSMNGFQIGMKRLKVQLKRSKNDSKPY
- the CELF1 gene encoding CUGBP Elav-like family member 1 isoform X8 — encoded protein: MAAFKLDFLPEMMVDHCSLNSSPVSKKMNGTLDHPDQPDLDAIKMFVGQVPRTWSEKDLRELFEQYGAVYEINVLRDRSQNPPQSKGCCFVTFYTRKAALEAQNALHNMKVLPGMHHPIQMKPADSEKNNVEDRKLFIGMISKKCTENDIRVMFSSFGQIEECRILRGPDGLSRGCAFVTFTTRAMAQTAIKAMHQAQTMEGCSSPMVVKFADTQKDKEQKRMAQQLQQQMQQISAASVWGNLAGLNTLGPQYLALLQQTASSGNLNTLSSLHPMGGLNAMQLQNLAALAAAASAAQNTPSGTNALTTSSSPLSVLTSSGSSPSSSSSNSVNPIASLGALQTLAGATAGLNVGSLAGMAALNGGLGSSGLSNGTGSTMEALTQAYSGIQQYAAAALPTLYNQNLLTQQSIGAAGSQKEGPEGANLFIYHLPQEFGDQDLLQMFMPFGNVVSAKVFIDKQTNLSKCFGFVSYDNPVSAQAAIQSMNGFQIGMKRLKVQLKRSKNDSKPY
- the CELF1 gene encoding CUGBP Elav-like family member 1 isoform X9, whose translation is MNGTLDHPDQPDLDAIKMFVGQVPRTWSEKDLRELFEQYGAVYEINVLRDRSQNPPQSKGCCFVTFYTRKAALEAQNALHNMKVLPGMHHPIQMKPADSEKNNAVEDRKLFIGMISKKCTENDIRVMFSSFGQIEECRILRGPDGLSRGCAFVTFTTRAMAQTAIKAMHQAQTMEGCSSPMVVKFADTQKDKEQKRMAQQLQQQMQQISAASVWGNLAGLNTLGPQYLALYLQLLQQTASSGNLNTLSSLHPMGGLNAMQLQNLAALAAAASAAQNTPSGTNALTTSSSPLSVLTSSAGSSPSSSSSNSVNPIASLGALQTLAGATAGLNVGSLAGMAALNGGLGSSGLSNGTGSTMEALTQAYSGIQQYAAAALPTLYNQNLLTQQSIGAAGSQKEGPEGANLFIYHLPQEFGDQDLLQMFMPFGNVVSAKVFIDKQTNLSKCFGFVSYDNPVSAQAAIQSMNGFQIGMKRLKVQLKRSKNDSKPY
- the CELF1 gene encoding CUGBP Elav-like family member 1 isoform X7; translated protein: MAAFKLDFLPEMMVDHCSLNSSPVSKKMNGTLDHPDQPDLDAIKMFVGQVPRTWSEKDLRELFEQYGAVYEINVLRDRSQNPPQSKGCCFVTFYTRKAALEAQNALHNMKVLPGMHHPIQMKPADSEKNNVEDRKLFIGMISKKCTENDIRVMFSSFGQIEECRILRGPDGLSRGCAFVTFTTRAMAQTAIKAMHQAQTMEGCSSPMVVKFADTQKDKEQKRMAQQLQQQMQQISAASVWGNLAGLNTLGPQYLALLQQTASSGNLNTLSSLHPMGGLNAMQLQNLAALAAAASAAQNTPSGTNALTTSSSPLSVLTSSAGSSPSSSSSNSVNPIASLGALQTLAGATAGLNVGSLAGMAALNGGLGSSGLSNGTGSTMEALTQAYSGIQQYAAAALPTLYNQNLLTQQSIGAAGSQKEGPEGANLFIYHLPQEFGDQDLLQMFMPFGNVVSAKVFIDKQTNLSKCFGFVSYDNPVSAQAAIQSMNGFQIGMKRLKVQLKRSKNDSKPY
- the CELF1 gene encoding CUGBP Elav-like family member 1 isoform X3 — translated: MAAFKLDFLPEMMVDHCSLNSSPVSKKMNGTLDHPDQPDLDAIKMFVGQVPRTWSEKDLRELFEQYGAVYEINVLRDRSQNPPQSKGCCFVTFYTRKAALEAQNALHNMKVLPGMHHPIQMKPADSEKNNVEDRKLFIGMISKKCTENDIRVMFSSFGQIEECRILRGPDGLSRGCAFVTFTTRAMAQTAIKAMHQAQTMEGCSSPMVVKFADTQKDKEQKRMAQQLQQQMQQISAASVWGNLAGLNTLGPQYLALYLQLLQQTASSGNLNTLSSLHPMGGLNAMQLQNLAALAAAASAAQNTPSGTNALTTSSSPLSVLTSSAGSSPSSSSSNSVNPIASLGALQTLAGATAGLNVGSLAGMAALNGGLGSSGLSNGTGSTMEALTQAYSGIQQYAAAALPTLYNQNLLTQQSIGAAGSQKEGPEGANLFIYHLPQEFGDQDLLQMFMPFGNVVSAKVFIDKQTNLSKCFGFVSYDNPVSAQAAIQSMNGFQIGMKRLKVQLKRSKNDSKPY